The genomic interval ATTTGGGATCAACAAAAGCAAGTGCAATTGAAACGAGGAAGTACACAAGTTCTTccttattttcctttaataGAACAAGAAATTGGAAACATGAaacatttctttcttttttttcattgatgTTCTTTTGGCCTCACTTCAATGCCTTCAATTACAAGGCCTCCCTTCAGATGGCAACCCTTCACCTCCAACAAACTCATCTTCACTTCCTCATCGTTTTCCCCACTGAAGAACTGCCCCAGCTCAATCTCCATCCACCTATCTCCCCTTTCACTCAGAACTCCTTGGTGATTCCCTTCGACCAGTTTCCACATCTCCCTCTGTTTCTTGCTCTCTTGATGCTGCAGGAAAACACTGCCAGAAGACACTTGGTTTCCCACTTCCACAGTTATCTCTGATGGCATGGAATCAAGCCCATATGCACGGTCGGAGATTTTCAGTATGAGATAAGCTCCATAAGTAGTGTTCGGGGTCAGGATTTGAGTCCTGATATTGCCTCGGATTTCTAACCAATCAGTTGTTCTTAACACAGCAACTCTGGAGAACCTGTAAAAGAAGTAAAGATATACATAAACCATATAGCAATTTCTAAATACTCCTTTGAGCAAATGCAAGGAAAATTGAAATGAACCTTGATTCAGACATAGATATCCAGCCCCAATACAATGGATTGGAGCTCCATGTGATGGAAAGCTCTTTTGCTGATAACATGTAAGATTTTTTGCCTGATGATTTCTCCAACttgaaaatctaaaaaaatatgaattccAATGTTCAAAAACTGCATAAACAGATTGCTAAATTCATTGTCAGAAAATGGCTATCTCTACTGCCCTGCTTATATCTGACATGGTGGGATTCCCCATGTTTTTGGAAGTACAAGTAGAGATAGAAACTACTATTTCT from Theobroma cacao cultivar B97-61/B2 chromosome 5, Criollo_cocoa_genome_V2, whole genome shotgun sequence carries:
- the LOC18600513 gene encoding F-box protein PP2-B15 isoform X2, whose amino-acid sequence is MLPEDCLSAILSFTTPEDAFRSSLVSSTFRSAVDSDVVWESFLPPDYPEIVLSSVSPLKFSSKKELFQCLCDPVLIDGGNKIFKLEKSSGKKSYMLSAKELSITWSSNPLYWGWISMSESRFSRVAVLRTTDWLEIRGNIRTQILTPNTTYGAYLILKISDRAYGLDSMPSEITVEVGNQVSSGSVFLQHQESKKQREMWKLVEGNHQGVLSERGDRWMEIELGQFFSGENDEEVKMSLLEVKGCHLKGGLVIEGIEVRPKEHQ
- the LOC18600513 gene encoding F-box protein PP2-B15 isoform X1, with the protein product MHIFQAMTSHKSFKPDAFQGIKPEFHKRHSLFALKETSLSMLPEDCLSAILSFTTPEDAFRSSLVSSTFRSAVDSDVVWESFLPPDYPEIVLSSVSPLKFSSKKELFQCLCDPVLIDGGNKIFKLEKSSGKKSYMLSAKELSITWSSNPLYWGWISMSESRFSRVAVLRTTDWLEIRGNIRTQILTPNTTYGAYLILKISDRAYGLDSMPSEITVEVGNQVSSGSVFLQHQESKKQREMWKLVEGNHQGVLSERGDRWMEIELGQFFSGENDEEVKMSLLEVKGCHLKGGLVIEGIEVRPKEHQ